One segment of Drosophila mauritiana strain mau12 chromosome 3R, ASM438214v1, whole genome shotgun sequence DNA contains the following:
- the LOC117142309 gene encoding poly(U)-binding-splicing factor PUF60-B isoform X4, with translation MLFENPAVAAKLPFPYNVPPPLQAAAAAAAAVPNLSNPMENAAAAAAAAAAGLIDPHHNRDLHQALVASIANNSVAAIGGGLTTAAVLKSAAQQSQQAVQQNQNAVVVPPGLEQPKQEPAQQAALALLKENVNASAGAGQNNGQAAMGGSNKSGSSGRSTPSLSGGSGSDPAPGKLFVGGLSWQTSSDKLKEYFNMFGTVTDVLIMKDPVTQRSRGFGFITFQEPCTVEKVLKVPIHTLDGKKIDPKHATPKNRPRQANKTKKIFVGGVSQDTSAEEVKAYFSQFGPVEETVMLMDQQTKRHRGFGFVTFENEDVVDRVCEIHFHTIKNKKVECKKAQPKEAVTPAAQLLQKRIMLGTLGVQLPTAPGQLIGARGAGVATMNPLAMLQNPTQLLQSPAAAAAAQQAALISQNPFQVQNAAAAASIANQAGFGKLLTTYPQTALHSVRYAPYSIPASAATANAALMQAHQAQSVAAAAHHHQQQQQQQHHHQQQTHNAHVAAAQQQQQSHHNAVSNPASQAHSAAAAAALAANAANGAGAAGAHSLAAAAQQAGLMAGNPLNAAAAAAAAAANPAAAYSNYALANVDMSSFQGVDWSTMYGMGMYV, from the exons gccgccgccgcagcagcgGGCTTGATTGATCCGCACCACAATCGCGATCTCCACCAGGCGCTGGTGGCCTCGATAGCCAATAATAGTGTGGCCGCCATCGGCGGTGGCCTGACCACAGCGGCAGTCTTGAAGAGTGCCGCCCAGCAGTCCCAGCAGGCGGTGCAACAGAACCAGAACGCGGTGGTGGTGCCACCCGGACTGGAGCAGCCCAAACAGGAACCAGCCCAACAGGCAGCACTGGCGCTGCTCAAGGAGAATGTAAACGCCTCCGCCGGAGCGGGACAGAACAACGGTCAGGCGGCCATGGGGGGCAGCAACAAGAGCGGCTCCTCCGGCAGATCCACGCCCAGCCTGAGCGGAGGCAGTGGCTCCGATCCGGCACCCGGCAAACTCTTTGTCGGCGGTCTCAGCTGGCAGACGTCGTCCGACAAGCTCAAGGAATACTTCAACATGTTCGGCACCGTCACCGATGTGCTCATCATGAAGGATCCCGTCACCCAG CGCAGTCGCGGATTTGGTTTCATCACATTCCAAGAACCCTGCACCGTGGAGAAGGTTCTCAAGGTGCCCATTCACACACTCGATGGCAAGAAGATCGATCCCAAGCATGCCACCCCAAAGAACCGACCTCGCCAGGCCAACAAGACCAAGAAGATCTTCGTGGGCGGTGTCTCGCAGGATACTTCCGCCGAGGAGGTCAAGGCATACTTCAGCCAGTTCGGGCCCGTCGAGGAGACGGTTATGCTGATGGATCAGCAGACGAAGCGCCACCGTGGCTTCGGATTTGTCACCTTTGAGAATGAGGATGTGGTCGATCGTGTCTGTGAGATTCACTTCCATACCATCAAGAACAAGAAGGTCGAGTGCAAGAAGGCACAGCCAAAGGAAGCAGTCACCCCGGCTGCCCAGCTCCTTCAGAAGCGCATTATGTTGGGCACCCTGGGCGTCCAGCTGCCAACTGCTCCTGGCCAGCTAATTGGAGCCCGTGGTGCCGGCGTGGCCACCATGAACCCACTGGCCATGCTCCAAAATCCCACACAGCTACTGCAATCCCCggcagctgccgctgccgcccAGCAGGCCGCCCTCATATCACAGAACCCATTTCAAGTACAAAACGCCGCTGCGGCAGCCTCGATTGCCAATCAGGCTGGCTTCGGCAAGTTGTTGACCACATATCCGCAGACTGCGCTACACAGCGTCAG ATATGCACCCTACTCGATCCCCGCCAGCGCCGCCACTGCCAACGCCGCCTTGATGCAGGCTCATCAGGCGCAAAGCGTGGCCGCCGCTGCCCatcatcaccagcagcagcaacagcagcagcatcatcaccagcagcagACCCACAATGCCCATGTGGCcgccgcccagcagcagcagcagagccACCACAACGCTGTCTCGAATCCCGCTTCGCAGGCTCACTCGGCAGCAGCGGCTGCCGCCCTGGCGGCCAATGCCGCGAATGGGGCAGGTGCTGCTGGAGCTCACAGCCTGGCCGCTGCCGCTCAGCAAGCTGGCTTAATGGCCGGCAATCCCCTGaatgccgctgctgccgccgccgccgctgctgccaaTCCGGCGGCTGCCTACTCCAACTATGCGCTGGCCAACGTGGACATGTCCAGCTTCCAGGGCGTCGATTGGAGCACCATGTACGGCATGGGCATGTACGTCTAA
- the LOC117142309 gene encoding poly(U)-binding-splicing factor PUF60-B isoform X5, with product MNYLETILCNPMENAAAAAAAAAAGLIDPHHNRDLHQALVASIANNSVAAIGGGLTTAAVLKSAAQQSQQAVQQNQNAVVVPPGLEQPKQEPAQQAALALLKENVNASAGAGQNNGQAAMGGSNKSGSSGRSTPSLSGGSGSDPAPGKLFVGGLSWQTSSDKLKEYFNMFGTVTDVLIMKDPVTQRSRGFGFITFQEPCTVEKVLKVPIHTLDGKKIDPKHATPKNRPRQANKTKKIFVGGVSQDTSAEEVKAYFSQFGPVEETVMLMDQQTKRHRGFGFVTFENEDVVDRVCEIHFHTIKNKKVECKKAQPKEAVTPAAQLLQKRIMLGTLGVQLPTAPGQLIGARGAGVATMNPLAMLQNPTQLLQSPAAAAAAQQAALISQNPFQVQNAAAAASIANQAGFGKLLTTYPQTALHSVRYAPYSIPASAATANAALMQAHQAQSVAAAAHHHQQQQQQQHHHQQQTHNAHVAAAQQQQQSHHNAVSNPASQAHSAAAAAALAANAANGAGAAGAHSLAAAAQQAGLMAGNPLNAAAAAAAAAANPAAAYSNYALANVDMSSFQGVDWSTMYGMGMYV from the exons gccgccgccgcagcagcgGGCTTGATTGATCCGCACCACAATCGCGATCTCCACCAGGCGCTGGTGGCCTCGATAGCCAATAATAGTGTGGCCGCCATCGGCGGTGGCCTGACCACAGCGGCAGTCTTGAAGAGTGCCGCCCAGCAGTCCCAGCAGGCGGTGCAACAGAACCAGAACGCGGTGGTGGTGCCACCCGGACTGGAGCAGCCCAAACAGGAACCAGCCCAACAGGCAGCACTGGCGCTGCTCAAGGAGAATGTAAACGCCTCCGCCGGAGCGGGACAGAACAACGGTCAGGCGGCCATGGGGGGCAGCAACAAGAGCGGCTCCTCCGGCAGATCCACGCCCAGCCTGAGCGGAGGCAGTGGCTCCGATCCGGCACCCGGCAAACTCTTTGTCGGCGGTCTCAGCTGGCAGACGTCGTCCGACAAGCTCAAGGAATACTTCAACATGTTCGGCACCGTCACCGATGTGCTCATCATGAAGGATCCCGTCACCCAG CGCAGTCGCGGATTTGGTTTCATCACATTCCAAGAACCCTGCACCGTGGAGAAGGTTCTCAAGGTGCCCATTCACACACTCGATGGCAAGAAGATCGATCCCAAGCATGCCACCCCAAAGAACCGACCTCGCCAGGCCAACAAGACCAAGAAGATCTTCGTGGGCGGTGTCTCGCAGGATACTTCCGCCGAGGAGGTCAAGGCATACTTCAGCCAGTTCGGGCCCGTCGAGGAGACGGTTATGCTGATGGATCAGCAGACGAAGCGCCACCGTGGCTTCGGATTTGTCACCTTTGAGAATGAGGATGTGGTCGATCGTGTCTGTGAGATTCACTTCCATACCATCAAGAACAAGAAGGTCGAGTGCAAGAAGGCACAGCCAAAGGAAGCAGTCACCCCGGCTGCCCAGCTCCTTCAGAAGCGCATTATGTTGGGCACCCTGGGCGTCCAGCTGCCAACTGCTCCTGGCCAGCTAATTGGAGCCCGTGGTGCCGGCGTGGCCACCATGAACCCACTGGCCATGCTCCAAAATCCCACACAGCTACTGCAATCCCCggcagctgccgctgccgcccAGCAGGCCGCCCTCATATCACAGAACCCATTTCAAGTACAAAACGCCGCTGCGGCAGCCTCGATTGCCAATCAGGCTGGCTTCGGCAAGTTGTTGACCACATATCCGCAGACTGCGCTACACAGCGTCAG ATATGCACCCTACTCGATCCCCGCCAGCGCCGCCACTGCCAACGCCGCCTTGATGCAGGCTCATCAGGCGCAAAGCGTGGCCGCCGCTGCCCatcatcaccagcagcagcaacagcagcagcatcatcaccagcagcagACCCACAATGCCCATGTGGCcgccgcccagcagcagcagcagagccACCACAACGCTGTCTCGAATCCCGCTTCGCAGGCTCACTCGGCAGCAGCGGCTGCCGCCCTGGCGGCCAATGCCGCGAATGGGGCAGGTGCTGCTGGAGCTCACAGCCTGGCCGCTGCCGCTCAGCAAGCTGGCTTAATGGCCGGCAATCCCCTGaatgccgctgctgccgccgccgccgctgctgccaaTCCGGCGGCTGCCTACTCCAACTATGCGCTGGCCAACGTGGACATGTCCAGCTTCCAGGGCGTCGATTGGAGCACCATGTACGGCATGGGCATGTACGTCTAA
- the LOC117142309 gene encoding poly(U)-binding-splicing factor PUF60-B isoform X3 gives MLFENPAVAAKLPFPYNVPPPLQAAAAAAAAVPNLRSVSEMNATSLYAGNPMENAAAAAAAAAAGLIDPHHNRDLHQALVASIANNSVAAIGGGLTTAAVLKSAAQQSQQAVQQNQNAVVVPPGLEQPKQEPAQQAALALLKENVNASAGAGQNNGQAAMGGSNKSGSSGRSTPSLSGGSGSDPAPGKLFVGGLSWQTSSDKLKEYFNMFGTVTDVLIMKDPVTQRSRGFGFITFQEPCTVEKVLKVPIHTLDGKKIDPKHATPKNRPRQANKTKKIFVGGVSQDTSAEEVKAYFSQFGPVEETVMLMDQQTKRHRGFGFVTFENEDVVDRVCEIHFHTIKNKKVECKKAQPKEAVTPAAQLLQKRIMLGTLGVQLPTAPGQLIGARGAGVATMNPLAMLQNPTQLLQSPAAAAAAQQAALISQNPFQVQNAAAAASIANQAGFGKLLTTYPQTALHSVRYAPYSIPASAATANAALMQAHQAQSVAAAAHHHQQQQQQQHHHQQQTHNAHVAAAQQQQQSHHNAVSNPASQAHSAAAAAALAANAANGAGAAGAHSLAAAAQQAGLMAGNPLNAAAAAAAAAANPAAAYSNYALANVDMSSFQGVDWSTMYGMGMYV, from the exons gccgccgccgcagcagcgGGCTTGATTGATCCGCACCACAATCGCGATCTCCACCAGGCGCTGGTGGCCTCGATAGCCAATAATAGTGTGGCCGCCATCGGCGGTGGCCTGACCACAGCGGCAGTCTTGAAGAGTGCCGCCCAGCAGTCCCAGCAGGCGGTGCAACAGAACCAGAACGCGGTGGTGGTGCCACCCGGACTGGAGCAGCCCAAACAGGAACCAGCCCAACAGGCAGCACTGGCGCTGCTCAAGGAGAATGTAAACGCCTCCGCCGGAGCGGGACAGAACAACGGTCAGGCGGCCATGGGGGGCAGCAACAAGAGCGGCTCCTCCGGCAGATCCACGCCCAGCCTGAGCGGAGGCAGTGGCTCCGATCCGGCACCCGGCAAACTCTTTGTCGGCGGTCTCAGCTGGCAGACGTCGTCCGACAAGCTCAAGGAATACTTCAACATGTTCGGCACCGTCACCGATGTGCTCATCATGAAGGATCCCGTCACCCAG CGCAGTCGCGGATTTGGTTTCATCACATTCCAAGAACCCTGCACCGTGGAGAAGGTTCTCAAGGTGCCCATTCACACACTCGATGGCAAGAAGATCGATCCCAAGCATGCCACCCCAAAGAACCGACCTCGCCAGGCCAACAAGACCAAGAAGATCTTCGTGGGCGGTGTCTCGCAGGATACTTCCGCCGAGGAGGTCAAGGCATACTTCAGCCAGTTCGGGCCCGTCGAGGAGACGGTTATGCTGATGGATCAGCAGACGAAGCGCCACCGTGGCTTCGGATTTGTCACCTTTGAGAATGAGGATGTGGTCGATCGTGTCTGTGAGATTCACTTCCATACCATCAAGAACAAGAAGGTCGAGTGCAAGAAGGCACAGCCAAAGGAAGCAGTCACCCCGGCTGCCCAGCTCCTTCAGAAGCGCATTATGTTGGGCACCCTGGGCGTCCAGCTGCCAACTGCTCCTGGCCAGCTAATTGGAGCCCGTGGTGCCGGCGTGGCCACCATGAACCCACTGGCCATGCTCCAAAATCCCACACAGCTACTGCAATCCCCggcagctgccgctgccgcccAGCAGGCCGCCCTCATATCACAGAACCCATTTCAAGTACAAAACGCCGCTGCGGCAGCCTCGATTGCCAATCAGGCTGGCTTCGGCAAGTTGTTGACCACATATCCGCAGACTGCGCTACACAGCGTCAG ATATGCACCCTACTCGATCCCCGCCAGCGCCGCCACTGCCAACGCCGCCTTGATGCAGGCTCATCAGGCGCAAAGCGTGGCCGCCGCTGCCCatcatcaccagcagcagcaacagcagcagcatcatcaccagcagcagACCCACAATGCCCATGTGGCcgccgcccagcagcagcagcagagccACCACAACGCTGTCTCGAATCCCGCTTCGCAGGCTCACTCGGCAGCAGCGGCTGCCGCCCTGGCGGCCAATGCCGCGAATGGGGCAGGTGCTGCTGGAGCTCACAGCCTGGCCGCTGCCGCTCAGCAAGCTGGCTTAATGGCCGGCAATCCCCTGaatgccgctgctgccgccgccgccgctgctgccaaTCCGGCGGCTGCCTACTCCAACTATGCGCTGGCCAACGTGGACATGTCCAGCTTCCAGGGCGTCGATTGGAGCACCATGTACGGCATGGGCATGTACGTCTAA
- the LOC117142309 gene encoding poly(U)-binding-splicing factor PUF60-B isoform X2: MLFENPAVAAKLPFPYNVPPPLQAAAAAAAAVPNLRFQTPIKAFACLTAATSNPMENAAAAAAAAAAGLIDPHHNRDLHQALVASIANNSVAAIGGGLTTAAVLKSAAQQSQQAVQQNQNAVVVPPGLEQPKQEPAQQAALALLKENVNASAGAGQNNGQAAMGGSNKSGSSGRSTPSLSGGSGSDPAPGKLFVGGLSWQTSSDKLKEYFNMFGTVTDVLIMKDPVTQRSRGFGFITFQEPCTVEKVLKVPIHTLDGKKIDPKHATPKNRPRQANKTKKIFVGGVSQDTSAEEVKAYFSQFGPVEETVMLMDQQTKRHRGFGFVTFENEDVVDRVCEIHFHTIKNKKVECKKAQPKEAVTPAAQLLQKRIMLGTLGVQLPTAPGQLIGARGAGVATMNPLAMLQNPTQLLQSPAAAAAAQQAALISQNPFQVQNAAAAASIANQAGFGKLLTTYPQTALHSVRYAPYSIPASAATANAALMQAHQAQSVAAAAHHHQQQQQQQHHHQQQTHNAHVAAAQQQQQSHHNAVSNPASQAHSAAAAAALAANAANGAGAAGAHSLAAAAQQAGLMAGNPLNAAAAAAAAAANPAAAYSNYALANVDMSSFQGVDWSTMYGMGMYV; encoded by the exons gccgccgccgcagcagcgGGCTTGATTGATCCGCACCACAATCGCGATCTCCACCAGGCGCTGGTGGCCTCGATAGCCAATAATAGTGTGGCCGCCATCGGCGGTGGCCTGACCACAGCGGCAGTCTTGAAGAGTGCCGCCCAGCAGTCCCAGCAGGCGGTGCAACAGAACCAGAACGCGGTGGTGGTGCCACCCGGACTGGAGCAGCCCAAACAGGAACCAGCCCAACAGGCAGCACTGGCGCTGCTCAAGGAGAATGTAAACGCCTCCGCCGGAGCGGGACAGAACAACGGTCAGGCGGCCATGGGGGGCAGCAACAAGAGCGGCTCCTCCGGCAGATCCACGCCCAGCCTGAGCGGAGGCAGTGGCTCCGATCCGGCACCCGGCAAACTCTTTGTCGGCGGTCTCAGCTGGCAGACGTCGTCCGACAAGCTCAAGGAATACTTCAACATGTTCGGCACCGTCACCGATGTGCTCATCATGAAGGATCCCGTCACCCAG CGCAGTCGCGGATTTGGTTTCATCACATTCCAAGAACCCTGCACCGTGGAGAAGGTTCTCAAGGTGCCCATTCACACACTCGATGGCAAGAAGATCGATCCCAAGCATGCCACCCCAAAGAACCGACCTCGCCAGGCCAACAAGACCAAGAAGATCTTCGTGGGCGGTGTCTCGCAGGATACTTCCGCCGAGGAGGTCAAGGCATACTTCAGCCAGTTCGGGCCCGTCGAGGAGACGGTTATGCTGATGGATCAGCAGACGAAGCGCCACCGTGGCTTCGGATTTGTCACCTTTGAGAATGAGGATGTGGTCGATCGTGTCTGTGAGATTCACTTCCATACCATCAAGAACAAGAAGGTCGAGTGCAAGAAGGCACAGCCAAAGGAAGCAGTCACCCCGGCTGCCCAGCTCCTTCAGAAGCGCATTATGTTGGGCACCCTGGGCGTCCAGCTGCCAACTGCTCCTGGCCAGCTAATTGGAGCCCGTGGTGCCGGCGTGGCCACCATGAACCCACTGGCCATGCTCCAAAATCCCACACAGCTACTGCAATCCCCggcagctgccgctgccgcccAGCAGGCCGCCCTCATATCACAGAACCCATTTCAAGTACAAAACGCCGCTGCGGCAGCCTCGATTGCCAATCAGGCTGGCTTCGGCAAGTTGTTGACCACATATCCGCAGACTGCGCTACACAGCGTCAG ATATGCACCCTACTCGATCCCCGCCAGCGCCGCCACTGCCAACGCCGCCTTGATGCAGGCTCATCAGGCGCAAAGCGTGGCCGCCGCTGCCCatcatcaccagcagcagcaacagcagcagcatcatcaccagcagcagACCCACAATGCCCATGTGGCcgccgcccagcagcagcagcagagccACCACAACGCTGTCTCGAATCCCGCTTCGCAGGCTCACTCGGCAGCAGCGGCTGCCGCCCTGGCGGCCAATGCCGCGAATGGGGCAGGTGCTGCTGGAGCTCACAGCCTGGCCGCTGCCGCTCAGCAAGCTGGCTTAATGGCCGGCAATCCCCTGaatgccgctgctgccgccgccgccgctgctgccaaTCCGGCGGCTGCCTACTCCAACTATGCGCTGGCCAACGTGGACATGTCCAGCTTCCAGGGCGTCGATTGGAGCACCATGTACGGCATGGGCATGTACGTCTAA